Below is a window of Littorina saxatilis isolate snail1 unplaced genomic scaffold, US_GU_Lsax_2.0 scaffold_2311, whole genome shotgun sequence DNA.
gcacactgcggAATCTCTGGTAACGAGAAGGCAGACGAGCTCGCCAAGAATGGCAGCAAGATGGAACAGCCAAACCACTGCCAGTCATATCGAGAGGCAAAGACCCTCATAAAACACAGATGGAAAGAGAAATTTACCAACAAAACCTCTGGCTACAAGCCACACCAAGACCCCCTCCATCTCCTAAGCCGTGCTGAGCAGGCTATCATCTTCCGCCTCCGCACTGGACACTGCTGCCTCAAAGCACACCTAAGGAGGATAGGTGTAGCAGAGTCTGCCACATGTGACTGTGGAGAGGGAGatcagactccagaacatgttctccaagca
It encodes the following:
- the LOC138954739 gene encoding uncharacterized protein, translated to MCTDQSLEELKHQISTLARKSTVVPQWIPAHCGISGNEKADELAKNGSKMEQPNHCQSYREAKTLIKHRWKEKFTNKTSGYKPHQDPLHLLSRAEQAIIFRLRTGHCCLKAHLRRIGVAESAT